The window GAATTCCTCAGGTTATCCCGTTCTCTGGGAATAAATCCTgaggaaaaactgggaaaaactgtcctgggaatggtttTGCTCCagtggttttgggggaaaaagcccAAAATTCCCCATTGGAATTTTGCTGCATTCTTCCCAATCCGTATTTTTGATTGCACAGGGATGCCTGGACTGGGAACCCTCTGGAATTCTTTTGGGGTTGGTTGGGACTTTTGGTTGGGACTTTTCCACCTCCCAGGCAGATTCCAGAGATTGGAATGAATCCCAAAACGTTGAATTTCCACCTCAAAAGCCTCAGAAATCCcagattttggtgtttttcccaggaaaatcccgTGTCCGGCCGCAAAGCCGACGTCATCAAGGCAGCTCACCTGTGTGCCGAGGCCGCCCTGCGCCTGGTGAAACCCGGCAATcaggtgggaatttggggaattttgggcatCAAATGCACATTTGGGAGTGTTGGGAATCAGcacagggattttgggaatcaGCCCAGGGATTTTGGGACCCAACTcgtgggatttttgtgggaaatCCGGGAGCGGCCGTAtggaaaattgatttttttttttttttctgttgtttttggAGGTGTTGGTGGGaaaagttttggggtttgtccTAAAATATTTGGGATTTATGGAAAGGTCGTGCTTggggtggggatttttttatccataaaattgtaaaattggtggttttttctgtgttttttgttgttgttttaaatcCCAGAACACACAAGTGACAGAGGCCTGGAATAAAATCGCCCACGCGTTCCACTGCACACCCATTGAaggtgaggggaaaggggattTCAGGGAAAAAGGGGATTTCAGGGATAAAGGGGATTTCAGGGAAAAAGGGGATTTCAGGGAgaagggaattccagggaaaagggataaaagggaaaaaggaattccagggaaatttCAGGGAAAAAGGGATCCCAGTGAGAAAAGGGatcacagggaaaaggagaatttcaaggaaaaggaaatttcaggaaaagggaatttcagggaaaaggggaatttcagggaaaagggatcacagggaaaagggaatccaggaaaagggaattctagggaaaagggataaaaaggaaaaaggaattccagggaaaaagggaatccagggaaaagggataaaaaaggaaaagggaattccagggaaaaagggaatCCAGGAAAAGGGGATTTCAGGGAAAAGGGATCACAGGGAAAGGGGATTCCAGTAAAAgggatttccagggaaaagggaatcACAGGGAAAGGGGAATTTCAGGGAAAGGGGAATCATGGAGAAAGGGAACACAGGGATAAAGGAATAATGGAAAAAacggaattccagggaaaagggatttccagggaaatggggatcacagggaaaagggatcgtgaggggaaaaaaggattcccccagggaaaaggggagaaaagggatcacagagaaaaaaggatCATGGGGGAAAGGgattccagggaaaagggatcacagggaaaagggatcctggggagaagggaaggctctggGGTTGCTGGATTGGGATCCTGGAGCTCATCCTGATCCTTTCCCCCCATGGGCTCTCCCTGTTATTGGTTAAATTCCCTGGGattccaggaattcctgctgtCTCCAGAGTGGGTTGGGAATGCCGGGGGCTCTTCAGGATTGGGCTGGGAGTGAGgggtgggaaaaggggggaaatcccccaaatccctctggattggggtgggagggaaaaggggggaatcccccaaaatccctctggattggggtgggagggaaaagggggaaatcccccaaatccctctggattggggtgggagggaaaaggggggaatcccccaaaatctggatctcacacagcccagggtgggAATTCTGCCTGGGCTTGGCACTGGGGCTCCCAGTCCAacccagtacagaccagtacagaccagtccAACCCACTGGtgtgcagtgcctggagctccCAGTGCATTGCAGTaaccccagtccatcccagtaacCCCATTCCaccccagttcatcccagtaacCCCAGTCCaccccagttcatcccagtaatcccagttcatcccagtaaccccagtccatcccagttaaCCTCGGTCcaccccagtccatcccagtccatcccagtaagcccagtctgtcccagtaaccccagtccatcccattaactccagtccatcccagtctatcccattccaccccagtccgtcccagtcccctcccagtccctcccattaactccagtccatcccagtctaTCCCgttccatcccagtccctcccagtctgtcccagtccatcccattaaccccagtccctcccagtccatcccattaaccccagtccctcccagtccgtTCCATTCCACcccagtccgtcccagtccATTCCATTCCACcccagtccgtcccagtccctcccagtccgtACCAGTCCATCCCTATCCACCCCAATCCCTCCCAGTCGCTCCCATTccaccccagtccctcccagtcgctcccattccctcccagtccgtcccagtcgctcccagtccgtcccagtccatcccagtccgtcccagtGAGCCGTGTTCCCGCAGGGATGTTGTCGCACCAGCTGAAGCAGCACGTGATCGACGGGGAGAAAACCATCATCCAGAACCCCTCGGACCAGCAGAAGTGAGAGGGGCAGAAACGGGGACCAGGGGCAAAAACTGGGGGGAACATTGGGGGGTTAGGGTGAGAAATGAGATCAGGGTGAGAAATGGGGTCGGGGGCAAAAATGGGGGGAGTCAGGGGCAAAAATGGGGGGAGTCAGGGGCAAAAATGGGGAAGGTCAAGGGCAAAaactggggggattggggggcaAAAATGGGGAGGGTCAGGGGCAAAAATGGGGGGAGTCAGGGGCAAAAATGGGGAAGGTCAAGGGCAAAaactggggggattggggggcaAAAATGGGGAGTCAGGGGCAAAAACTGGGGGGGACCAGGCAAAAATTGGGGtcagggggaaaatgggatcaGGGCAAAAATGGGGGTCCGGGGGGCAAGAATTGGGGGGGTTAGGGGGAAAATTAGGGGGTTAGGGGGAGAAATGGGATCAGGGTGAGAAATGGGGGGTCAGGAGAGCAATGGGATCAGGAGGAAAATGATGGGGTCAGGATGAGAAATGGGAGCTCTTGGGAAGAAGAAGTTTCCAGGAATTTCCAGGAATGCTCTGGCTCTCCTGGGAGGTTTTGGCTTTCCTGGAAAGTTCTGAATTCCCAGGAATGCTTTTGGGCCTTCCTGGAAGCTTTTCcctccagaattcccagattttcctGCCTCCCCAACCCCTTTTTATCCCCCCTCCCGCCCCAGGAAGGACCACGAAAAAGCCGAATTCGAGGTGCACGAAGTCTACGCCGTCGACGTCCTCGTCAGCAGCGGCGAGGGGAAGGTGGGGCCGCGCATCCCTGataaaatcccaggaattcccgagctccaggagctctccaGATTCCGGGAATTTCCCCTGGGAATGTCTTTGCAGGCCAAGGACGCGGGGCAGAGAACCACGATTTACAAGAGGGACCCCTCCAAGCAGTACGGGCTGAAGATGAAAACCTCGCGCGCCTTCTTCAGCGAGGTGGAGCGGCGCTTCGACACCATGCCCTTCACCCTCAGGTGATCCCGAAATTCTGGGGCTGGGAATTCCACCTGGGGTACCTGGATATAGGGCTGGGGTACCTGGATATAGGGCTGGGATTCCAAGGAAATCCCTGGGATTTCTTTAGTGAGGTGGGGCGGCGCTTCGACACCATGCCCTTCACCCTCAGGTGATCCCGAAATTCTGGGGCTGGAAATTCCACCTGGGGTACCTGGATATAGGGCTGGGATTCCAGGGAAATCCTGGATGGGGTTGGGGTTCCTGGATAGAGCTGGGATTCCAGGGAAATCCCTGGGATTTCTTTAGTGAGGTGGAGCGGCGCTTTGACACCATGCCCTTCACCCTCAGGTGATCCCGGGAATTCTGGGGCTGGAAATTCCACCTGGGACATCTGGATAGGGCTGGAGTCCCACTTGGAATacctggatggggctgggaattCCACCTGGGGTacctggatggggctggggtaCCTGGATATAGGGCTGGGATTCCAGGGAAAtcctggatggggctggggtaCCTGGATATAGGGCTGGGATTCCAGGGAAATCCCTGGGATTTCTTCAGCGAGGTGGAGCGGCGCTTCGACACCGTGCCCTTCACCCTCAGGTGATCCCGGGAattctggggctgggatggggctgggagtcCACCTGGGATACCTGGATAGGGCTGGGGTACCTGGATATAGGGCTGGGATTCCAGGGAAATCCTGGATGGGGTTGGGGTACCTGGATAGGGCTGGAATTCCACCTGGGATACCTGGATGGGGTTGGGGTCCCACCTGGGGTacctggatggggctggagtTGCAGGGATTGGAGCCTTTGCCAGACAGGTGTGTCTAGGTTggctcaggtgtgcccagctgtgatCCCAGGTGTGTTCAGGTGTGATCCCAGGTGCATTCAGATGcactcaggtgtgcccaggtgtgatCTCAGATgctcccaggtgtgctcaggtgtgatCTCAGATgctcccaggtgtgctcaggtacactcaggtgtgcccaggtgtgatTCCAGGTGTACCCAGGTACACTTAGGgttgcccaggtgtgcccaggtgcactCAGGTATGATCCCAGGTGTGCTCAGATGCATTCAGgcactccaggtgtgcccaggcaTGATCCAAGGTGcactcaggtgtgcccaggtgtgctcaggtgtgatTCCAGGTGCACTCAGGCactcccaggtgtgcccaggtatGATCcaaggtgtgcccaggtgcactCAGGCActcccaggtgtgctcaggtgcacttaggtgtgcccaggtgcactcaggtgtgcccaggtgcactcaggtgtgcccagctgtgctcaggcactcccaggtgtgcccaggtgcactcaggtgtgcccagctgcgctcaggtgtgcccagctgtgctcaggcactcccaggtgtgcccaggtgcactcaggtgtgcccaggtgtgctcaggtgtgcccaggtgtgctcaggtgtgctcaggtgtgctcagctgtgctcagctgtgctcaggtgCGCTGTCCCCCCAGGGCACTGGAGGATGAGAAGAAGGCGCGCATGGGGGTGGTGGAGTGCGCCAAGCacgagctgctgcagcccttcaACGTCCTCTACGAGAAGGAAGGTGAGACTGGGACAcgtgggggacacctgggggacaggggacacctgaggagacACAGGGGTCAGGTGAGACcatgggggacacaggggatcAGGTGAGGAGGAGCCCAGGTGAATTTGGATCTGCAGAGCCGCTCACAGCAGGAATTGCAGGTCCTGGCAGGTGTAAGGAGCAGGGATTGaaggtcctggcagggctgtaGTTCAGGTTAAcccccaggtcctggcagggcagtggcTCAGGTTAAcccccaggtcctggcagggctgtaGCTCAGGTTAACCCCCAGGTGCTCAGGGTCAgccccaggtcctggcagggctgtaGCTCAGGTTAACCCCCAGGTGCTCAGGGTCAgccccaggtcctggcagggctgtaGTTCAGGTTAAcccccaggtcctggcagggctgtggctcagggtcagccccaggtcctggcagggctgtaGTTCAGGTTAAcccccaggtcctggcagggctgtggctcagGGTCAGcccccaggtcctggcagggttgTGGCTCAGGTTAAcccccaggtcctggcagggctgtggctcagggtcagccccaggtcctggcagggcagtggcTCAGGTTAAcccccaggtcctggcagggctgtaGCTCAGGGTCAgccccaggtcctggcagggctgtggctcagGTTAACCctcaggtcctggcagggctgtggctcagGTTAAcccccaggtcctggcagggctgtggctcagGTTAAcccccaggtcctggcagggcagtggcTCAGGTTAACCCCCcggtcctggcagagctgtagCTCAGGGTCAgccccaggtcctggcagggctgtggctcagggtcagccccaggtcctggcagggcagtggcTCAGGTTAAcccccaggtcctggcagggctgtggctcagGTTAACCCCTGTGTGCCCGCAGGGGAGTTCGTGGCCCAGTTCAAGTTCACGGTGCTGCTGATGCCCAACGGCCCCATGAGGATCACGAGCGGCCCCTTCGAGCCCGAGCTCTACAAATCTGACCTGGAGGTGCAGGACGGGGAGCTCAAGGTAAGCTCATCATTAATATTAATCATTAATAATGCTAATATGCAAATTAATTATATGGgtaaatgtaaaattaattagTTTCTATTTCCATATGAAATATTCATAGGAAAAATGTATCTATatagtatttttattaattatattgTTTTTTAATAGTTATATTtacttggaaaataaaatagaaattacatttataattgttattaatattaatgGATTAATTGCTAATCAGTAATAAatctttatatataaataaatttaaaactaaacttttatataataaatataaaatagtaTAAATTGTGtctaaataaaatatacaataaataaaaatctcaaaattaatttatacagttattaatatatataaagatataaagATGGCATTAATTATATGGCCTAATTAATAGTCTATTAATTggattataaattatatatttatatgaataGATATATAAATGCAGATAACACATAGTCTAATTAATATATTAAGGAGTGAAATAGTAGCATTTTcatcttaatttaaaattaataactggaataataatgataatattgAGAATGAAAATGGTGATAATTGAAATATGAACAACTGAAGtattattgaaatatttaatattgaatatttaataattgaaaGGTTAatacataaaatttaaaaataaatgaataataaatatattattaatttattgttttattattcattaatttattaataaattactagttaatttaaattaataaataaaaatttgctaATTAAttaagcagcagctccccagggtcACCTATCCTTGCTCCCATGGAGGGGAGACGAAGGAAAGGgaaccaaaaccccacaaaatgacccaaattcccaaatttattattatccaaaaaaaccccaggatcATTT of the Molothrus aeneus isolate 106 chromosome 30, BPBGC_Maene_1.0, whole genome shotgun sequence genome contains:
- the PA2G4 gene encoding proliferation-associated protein 2G4 yields the protein MSGEEEATELTIAEDLVVTKYKMGGDIANRVLRAVVEAAAPGASVLCLCEKGDAMIMEETGKIFKKEKEMKKGIAFPTSISVNNCVCHFSPLKSDQDYILKDGDLVKIDLGVHVDGFIANVAHTFVLGASKENPVSGRKADVIKAAHLCAEAALRLVKPGNQNTQVTEAWNKIAHAFHCTPIEGMLSHQLKQHVIDGEKTIIQNPSDQQKKDHEKAEFEVHEVYAVDVLVSSGEGKAKDAGQRTTIYKRDPSKQYGLKMKTSRAFFSEVERRFDTMPFTLRALEDEKKARMGVVECAKHELLQPFNVLYEKEGEFVAQFKFTVLLMPNGPMRITSGPFEPELYKSDLEVQDGELKALLQSSASRKTQKKKKKKASKNAENATTGETAEENEAGD